One window of the Pseudomonas sihuiensis genome contains the following:
- a CDS encoding HDOD domain-containing protein, producing MDIESLFAQLHTLPSIPKVAQDLIQQFDNPASSLESVARNIERDPVIAAKVLRLANSPRFRGAREAVSVEDAAMRLGFNTLRTLVLASAMTGAFQVDTGFDLKGFWIRSFRVASIARSLAKQLKLDTDAAFTCGMMHNIGELLIQTGAPDFARRMNRHPKREAAAHAAEETLQLGFGYPEVGAELARRWQLPALIQQAIAYQARPTQAPSDGRYARLVAQSVIVAETIELDGVSEQARQSLEGPLFEEVDLNKLFEALPAVLEADKAFAELLG from the coding sequence AGGTTGCGCAGGATCTGATCCAACAGTTCGACAACCCTGCCTCCAGCCTGGAAAGCGTGGCGCGCAATATCGAGCGCGACCCGGTCATCGCCGCCAAGGTACTGCGCCTGGCCAACTCGCCACGTTTTCGCGGGGCCCGTGAAGCAGTGAGCGTCGAGGACGCCGCCATGCGCCTGGGCTTCAACACCCTGCGCACGCTGGTGCTGGCCTCGGCGATGACGGGCGCGTTTCAGGTCGATACCGGCTTCGACCTCAAGGGTTTCTGGATTCGCAGCTTTCGCGTCGCCAGTATCGCCCGCAGCCTGGCCAAGCAGCTGAAGCTGGACACCGACGCCGCCTTCACCTGCGGCATGATGCACAACATCGGCGAATTGCTGATCCAGACCGGCGCGCCGGATTTCGCCCGGCGCATGAACCGTCATCCGAAACGTGAAGCCGCGGCCCACGCCGCCGAGGAAACCCTGCAACTGGGCTTCGGCTACCCGGAAGTGGGCGCTGAACTGGCGCGCCGCTGGCAGTTGCCGGCGCTTATCCAGCAAGCGATTGCCTATCAGGCACGTCCGACTCAGGCGCCCAGTGACGGCCGCTACGCGCGCCTGGTCGCACAGTCGGTAATCGTCGCGGAAACCATCGAGCTGGACGGCGTCAGCGAACAGGCACGGCAGAGCCTGGAAGGCCCATTGTTCGAGGAAGTCGACCTGAACAAGCTGTTCGAAGCCTTGCCAGCGGTGCTGGAAGCAGACAAGGCGTTTGCCGAACTGCTGGGCTGA
- a CDS encoding transcriptional regulator, with the protein MTEKTEFAQRLRSAMIAAGYPDRPAVLEREFNSRYWGRSVTFQAVSRWLRGEAIPSQDKLQVLAEWLRIEPQVLRFGAQAGAAVREQRGRWEDPKFYQEREVIEAFLALPAAQRKVVREVVMALAIAANADSGKKPG; encoded by the coding sequence ATGACCGAAAAAACCGAATTCGCCCAGCGCCTGCGTAGCGCCATGATTGCGGCTGGATATCCAGATCGCCCCGCCGTGCTCGAGCGCGAGTTCAATTCGCGTTACTGGGGCCGTTCCGTGACCTTTCAGGCGGTTTCCCGCTGGTTGCGTGGCGAGGCGATACCGTCGCAGGACAAATTGCAGGTGCTTGCCGAGTGGCTGCGTATCGAACCGCAGGTACTGCGCTTTGGCGCACAGGCCGGTGCCGCCGTACGCGAGCAGCGTGGCCGTTGGGAAGATCCCAAGTTCTATCAGGAACGTGAGGTGATCGAGGCCTTTCTGGCTCTGCCTGCTGCGCAGCGCAAGGTCGTGCGAGAGGTCGTCATGGCGCTGGCCATCGCGGCCAATGCTGACTCCGGCAAGAAGCCAGGCTAA
- a CDS encoding BRO family protein, with product MTSPINPVFEDIRLTVQRAADGRFWFVAQTVCQALELADEQAALLLHCRPEGILFGNEETPQAMIDLENLLRLSLSSTSPRAERLRSWLCQVLLPHLFSSSSLPSYRQLNTANKRLRVLKWHDDWWMSMNDVMQVFGTRPELLAMSEDPCCS from the coding sequence ATGACCAGTCCGATCAACCCCGTCTTCGAAGACATTCGTCTCACCGTGCAGCGCGCCGCCGATGGCCGTTTCTGGTTCGTCGCGCAGACCGTTTGCCAGGCCCTGGAACTGGCCGACGAACAAGCCGCCCTGCTGCTTCACTGTCGACCGGAGGGCATTCTTTTCGGCAATGAGGAAACGCCTCAAGCCATGATCGACCTGGAGAACCTGCTACGCCTGAGCCTGAGCAGCACCAGCCCACGCGCTGAACGTCTGCGCAGCTGGCTCTGCCAAGTCCTGCTGCCGCACCTGTTCAGCAGCTCCAGCCTGCCCAGCTATCGACAGCTGAACACGGCAAACAAACGCCTGCGCGTACTCAAGTGGCACGACGACTGGTGGATGTCGATGAATGACGTGATGCAGGTTTTCGGCACTCGGCCGGAGCTGTTGGCCATGAGCGAGGACCCGTGCTGCAGTTGA
- a CDS encoding YecA/YgfB family protein, which produces MDNRGLEKLDQWLLKYGNDDSILSASELDGYFAAIVSAPRQVAPAIWYSAIWVDQPPQWPSDKDGERFMKLAVELMSEAAYMLSEEPDDYEAIFLADNNGKGEKLIVSEWCAGYLRGAAVAGWLEQALPESAQAALALITLHGDESGSETLKAMTDAEYEASTAMLEPAAVELYEYWQQNLDPLLPVRREETKVGRNDPCSCGSGKKYKQCCMR; this is translated from the coding sequence ATGGACAACAGAGGGTTGGAGAAGCTCGATCAGTGGCTGCTCAAGTACGGCAACGATGACTCGATCCTGTCCGCCAGCGAGCTGGACGGTTATTTCGCCGCCATCGTCTCCGCCCCGCGCCAGGTCGCGCCTGCCATCTGGTATTCGGCGATCTGGGTCGACCAGCCGCCGCAATGGCCCAGCGACAAGGATGGTGAGCGTTTCATGAAGCTGGCCGTCGAGCTGATGAGCGAAGCCGCCTACATGCTCAGCGAGGAGCCAGATGACTATGAGGCGATCTTCCTGGCTGACAACAACGGCAAGGGCGAGAAGCTGATCGTCTCCGAGTGGTGTGCGGGCTATCTGCGCGGTGCGGCAGTTGCCGGTTGGCTGGAGCAAGCGCTGCCCGAGTCGGCGCAGGCGGCCCTGGCGCTGATCACTCTGCACGGCGACGAAAGTGGCAGCGAGACGCTCAAGGCCATGACCGATGCCGAATACGAAGCCAGCACAGCGATGCTGGAACCGGCCGCCGTCGAGCTTTATGAGTACTGGCAGCAGAACCTGGACCCGCTGCTGCCGGTTCGCCGCGAAGAGACCAAGGTCGGGCGCAACGACCCGTGCAGTTGCGGCAGCGGCAAGAAATACAAGCAGTGCTGCATGCGCTGA
- a CDS encoding peptidase U32 family protein, producing MSLPKNHLELLSPARDVEIAREAILHGADAVYIGGPSFGARHNACNEVSDIARLVEFARHYHARVFTTINTILHDDELEPARALIHQLYDAGVDALIVQDMGVMELDIPPIELHASTQTDIRTLERARFLDQAGFSQLVLARELNLQEIRQIADATDAAIEFFIHGALCVAFSGQCNISHAQTGRSANRGDCSQACRLPYTLKDEKGGVIAYEKHLLSMKDNNQSANLRALVEAGVRSFKIEGRYKDVAYVKNITAHYRRELDAILEDRPDLARASSGRTAHFFVPDPDKTFHRGSTDYFVTERKVDIGAFDSPTFTGLPVGHVEKVNKRDLIAVTHEPLSNGDGLNVLVKREVVGFRANIAELKGEFEEDGEKRYRYRVEPNEMPEGLFRLRPNHPLSRNLDHNWQQALQRTSAERRIGVSWKAELREDTLKLTATSEEGISVDVALPGPFGVANKPEQALDGLRDLLTQLGTTIYHAQSVALDAPQAFFVPNSQLKALRRDAIEALTAARVAAHPRGSRKAETDPAPVYPESHLSFLYNVYNQKARDFYHRHGVQLIDAAYEAHEETGEVPVMITKHCLRFSFNLCPKQAKGVTGVRTKVAPMQLVHGDEVLTLKFDCKPCEMHVIGKMKGHILDLPQPGSAATQVVGHISPDDLLKTIRQKPGYSH from the coding sequence ATGTCCTTGCCCAAGAACCACCTGGAACTGCTCAGCCCTGCGCGTGACGTCGAGATCGCCCGCGAGGCCATTCTGCATGGCGCCGACGCCGTCTATATCGGCGGCCCGAGCTTCGGCGCGCGGCACAATGCCTGCAACGAAGTGAGCGATATCGCCAGGCTGGTGGAGTTCGCCCGCCACTATCATGCGCGCGTGTTCACCACGATCAACACCATCCTGCATGACGATGAGCTGGAGCCGGCGCGCGCGCTGATCCACCAGCTCTACGACGCGGGCGTGGATGCGCTGATCGTGCAGGACATGGGGGTGATGGAGCTGGATATTCCGCCCATCGAGCTGCATGCCAGCACCCAGACCGATATCCGCACCCTTGAGCGGGCCAGGTTTCTCGATCAGGCCGGCTTCTCCCAGCTGGTGCTGGCGCGCGAGCTGAACTTGCAGGAAATCCGCCAGATTGCCGATGCCACAGACGCGGCCATCGAATTCTTCATCCACGGCGCGCTGTGCGTGGCCTTCTCCGGCCAGTGCAACATCTCCCACGCGCAGACCGGGCGCAGCGCCAACCGCGGCGACTGCTCGCAGGCCTGCCGCCTGCCCTACACCCTCAAGGATGAAAAAGGCGGCGTGATCGCCTACGAGAAACACCTGCTGTCGATGAAGGACAACAACCAGAGCGCCAACCTGCGCGCCCTGGTCGAAGCCGGCGTGCGCTCCTTCAAGATCGAGGGCCGCTACAAGGATGTGGCCTACGTGAAGAACATCACCGCCCACTACCGCCGCGAACTCGACGCCATTCTCGAGGATCGCCCGGACCTCGCCCGCGCCTCCAGCGGTCGTACCGCGCACTTCTTCGTGCCCGATCCGGACAAGACCTTCCACCGTGGCAGCACCGATTACTTCGTCACCGAGCGCAAGGTGGACATCGGCGCCTTTGACTCGCCGACCTTCACTGGCTTGCCCGTCGGCCATGTCGAGAAAGTGAACAAGCGCGACCTGATCGCCGTCACCCACGAGCCGCTGTCCAACGGCGACGGCCTCAACGTGCTGGTCAAGCGCGAGGTGGTGGGTTTCCGCGCCAATATCGCCGAGCTGAAAGGTGAGTTCGAGGAAGACGGCGAGAAGCGCTATCGCTACCGCGTCGAGCCCAACGAGATGCCCGAGGGTCTGTTCCGTCTGCGCCCGAATCATCCGCTCTCGCGCAACCTCGACCACAACTGGCAGCAGGCGCTGCAACGCACCAGCGCCGAACGCCGTATCGGCGTGAGCTGGAAGGCCGAGCTGCGCGAGGACACACTCAAGCTCACCGCCACCAGCGAAGAAGGCATCAGCGTCGACGTCGCCCTGCCCGGCCCGTTCGGCGTCGCCAACAAGCCGGAACAGGCGCTCGATGGCCTGCGCGACCTGCTCACCCAGCTCGGCACCACCATCTACCATGCCCAGAGCGTGGCGCTGGATGCACCGCAGGCGTTCTTCGTGCCCAACTCACAGCTCAAGGCGCTGCGCCGCGATGCCATCGAAGCACTGACCGCAGCGCGCGTGGCCGCCCATCCGCGTGGTAGCCGCAAGGCCGAGACCGACCCGGCGCCGGTGTACCCGGAGTCGCACCTGTCGTTCCTCTACAACGTCTACAACCAGAAGGCGCGCGACTTCTACCATCGCCATGGCGTGCAGCTGATCGACGCCGCCTACGAGGCCCACGAGGAAACCGGCGAAGTGCCGGTGATGATCACCAAGCACTGCCTGCGCTTCTCCTTCAACCTGTGCCCGAAGCAGGCCAAGGGCGTGACCGGTGTGCGCACCAAGGTGGCGCCGATGCAGCTGGTGCATGGCGATGAGGTACTGACCCTGAAGTTCGACTGCAAGCCGTGCGAGATGCACGTGATCGGCAAGATGAAGGGCCATATCCTCGACCTGCCACAACCGGGCAGCGCCGCGACCCAGGTGGTCGGCCACATCAGCCCGGACGACCTGCTCAAGACCATTCGCCAGAAGCCGGGCTATAGCCACTGA
- a CDS encoding putative quinol monooxygenase, with amino-acid sequence MYGFILHAHTRPEQAEAFEQLFRAYVEPSRAEPGCIEYHMLRDAQDPTLFIFYEVWASPEAFAEHTALPHMREFHDQRMDYLRRDFEIREIEMLSPASAARA; translated from the coding sequence ATGTACGGCTTCATCCTTCACGCCCACACCAGACCCGAGCAGGCCGAGGCCTTCGAGCAACTGTTCCGTGCTTACGTCGAACCCAGCCGCGCCGAGCCCGGCTGCATCGAATATCACATGCTGCGTGACGCCCAGGACCCGACCCTGTTTATCTTCTACGAGGTCTGGGCATCGCCGGAGGCATTCGCCGAGCACACGGCGCTGCCGCACATGCGCGAGTTCCATGACCAGCGCATGGACTACCTGCGTCGTGATTTCGAGATTCGCGAGATCGAGATGCTCAGCCCGGCGAGCGCCGCGCGGGCCTAG
- a CDS encoding NAD(P)H-dependent oxidoreductase encodes MKKILLLNGGKAFAHSHGQYNSTLHDAALAFLDRAGFDVKTTFIDGGYDVEEEVQKFLWADVVIYQMPGWWMGAPWTVKKYLDEVFTAGHGSLYANDGRTRSDASQKYGSGGLIQGKQYMLSLTWNAPIQAFEDPTDFFEGKGVDAVYFPFHKANEFLGMTGLPTFICNDVMKVPNIEHDVARYEQHLAQVFGVN; translated from the coding sequence ATGAAAAAGATCCTCCTGCTCAACGGCGGCAAAGCGTTCGCCCACTCACACGGCCAGTACAACAGCACCCTGCACGACGCGGCGTTGGCCTTCCTCGACCGCGCCGGCTTCGACGTCAAGACCACCTTCATCGACGGCGGCTACGACGTGGAAGAAGAAGTACAGAAATTCCTCTGGGCCGATGTGGTGATCTACCAGATGCCCGGCTGGTGGATGGGCGCACCCTGGACGGTGAAGAAGTACCTCGACGAGGTATTCACCGCCGGCCACGGCAGCCTTTATGCCAACGACGGCCGTACCCGCTCCGATGCGTCGCAGAAGTACGGCAGCGGCGGGCTGATCCAGGGCAAGCAGTACATGCTGTCGCTGACCTGGAACGCCCCGATACAGGCCTTCGAAGACCCGACCGATTTCTTCGAAGGCAAAGGCGTGGACGCGGTGTACTTCCCCTTCCACAAGGCCAACGAATTCCTCGGCATGACTGGTCTGCCCACCTTCATCTGCAACGACGTGATGAAGGTGCCGAACATCGAGCACGACGTGGCGCGCTACGAGCAGCACCTGGCCCAGGTGTTCGGCGTCAACTGA
- a CDS encoding CAP domain-containing protein yields MGICGAAQAAEDLALIETINSYRSEVQRCGVQASEPLPPLTNDPRLILPANGTADLQDSLSAAGYPLVNVQAITLSGPRNAQAAMQALSESFCRVLLDPQFIDIGVSQQDRDWRIVLARPLLSGRLQTWQTEGESLLLLINSARAEARQCGDQRFAATAPLVWNAELGSAAESHSRAMANGNFFAHQGRDGLTPGDRAELAGYSGTKVGENIAAALDTTAKVVEGWLASSGHCANIMNPEFSELGAAYANDPQSDAGIYWTALFGGQ; encoded by the coding sequence ATGGGCATTTGCGGCGCGGCCCAGGCCGCTGAGGACCTTGCGCTGATCGAGACGATCAACAGCTATCGCAGCGAGGTACAGCGCTGTGGCGTGCAGGCCTCCGAGCCACTGCCCCCATTGACCAACGACCCACGCCTGATCCTGCCTGCCAATGGCACCGCGGATCTGCAGGATTCGCTGAGCGCGGCTGGTTACCCGTTGGTCAACGTACAGGCCATCACGCTCTCCGGCCCGCGCAATGCGCAGGCGGCCATGCAGGCATTGAGCGAGAGTTTCTGCCGCGTGCTGCTCGATCCGCAATTCATCGACATTGGCGTCAGCCAGCAGGATCGCGACTGGCGCATCGTGCTGGCACGGCCGCTGCTCAGCGGGCGCCTGCAAACCTGGCAGACCGAGGGGGAAAGTCTGCTCCTGCTGATCAACTCTGCCCGCGCCGAGGCACGCCAATGCGGTGACCAGCGCTTCGCTGCCACCGCGCCGCTGGTATGGAATGCCGAACTGGGTAGCGCCGCCGAGAGCCACAGCCGGGCCATGGCCAACGGCAACTTCTTCGCCCATCAGGGGCGTGACGGCCTGACGCCGGGTGACCGCGCGGAACTGGCGGGGTACAGCGGTACCAAGGTCGGTGAGAACATCGCCGCTGCGCTCGATACCACCGCCAAGGTGGTCGAGGGCTGGCTGGCCAGCTCCGGGCACTGCGCCAACATCATGAACCCGGAGTTCAGCGAGCTAGGCGCTGCCTATGCCAACGACCCGCAGAGCGACGCCGGCATCTACTGGACGGCGTTGTTCGGCGGGCAATGA
- a CDS encoding GGDEF domain-containing protein, translating into MPGYFAKNEQHRRLVLKALLWITLSGGLFFSVVNLLHDNWLLAGLEIGYAAVSLYLLTIVDRTRNLQLLTAVYLLPFFSIMILALAQTHTSFAVFAWIQSIPIICYLLLGLRLGMYGSVLFVGIGLFVFSRRFSSDQLLQNVEIIANLGLASLAVMIFAHIYERSRLLNEQRLTDQATTDSLTGLPNRLKLAEVFERERAHAQRNGTPLSLVFVDIDHFKQINDRFGHEVGDRALVHFATVLAQRLRVTDLFCRLGGEEFAVLLPGSKATQAREIAESLRERLAAQPLAVDETTLHMTLSAGVACFGVDGQSLDELMLAADRRTYAAKRAGRNRVITREDVEPALG; encoded by the coding sequence ATGCCCGGTTACTTCGCCAAGAACGAACAACATCGTCGCCTGGTCCTCAAAGCCTTGCTATGGATCACCTTGAGCGGTGGTTTGTTCTTCTCCGTGGTCAATCTGCTGCACGACAACTGGTTGCTGGCCGGTCTGGAGATCGGCTACGCCGCTGTGTCGCTGTATCTGCTGACCATTGTCGACCGAACGCGCAACCTGCAGCTATTGACCGCGGTTTACCTGCTGCCGTTCTTCAGCATCATGATTTTGGCGCTGGCTCAGACCCACACCAGCTTCGCGGTGTTCGCCTGGATCCAGTCGATTCCGATCATCTGCTACCTGCTGCTGGGGTTGCGTCTGGGTATGTACGGCTCGGTGCTGTTCGTCGGCATCGGCCTGTTCGTCTTCAGCCGGCGGTTTTCTTCCGATCAATTGCTGCAAAACGTCGAGATCATCGCCAATCTAGGTCTGGCCAGTCTGGCGGTGATGATCTTTGCGCACATCTACGAACGCAGCCGCCTTCTCAACGAACAGCGTCTGACCGACCAGGCCACCACCGATTCCCTGACCGGCTTGCCAAACCGGCTGAAGCTGGCCGAGGTATTCGAGCGCGAGCGTGCCCACGCGCAGCGCAATGGCACGCCGCTTTCGTTGGTATTCGTCGATATCGATCACTTCAAGCAGATCAACGACCGCTTCGGCCACGAGGTCGGCGACCGCGCCCTGGTTCACTTCGCCACGGTGCTGGCGCAGCGTTTACGGGTCACTGATCTGTTCTGCCGCCTGGGCGGTGAGGAATTTGCCGTGCTGCTGCCAGGCAGCAAGGCGACGCAAGCGCGAGAAATCGCCGAGAGCCTGCGCGAACGCCTGGCTGCACAGCCGCTGGCGGTGGATGAGACCACGCTACACATGACGCTGAGCGCCGGGGTGGCCTGCTTCGGGGTGGACGGGCAATCACTGGACGAGCTGATGCTGGCGGCGGACAGGCGCACCTACGCGGCCAAGCGCGCCGGGCGCAACCGGGTGATTACCCGAGAGGACGTAGAGCCCGCTCTGGGCTGA
- a CDS encoding peptidylprolyl isomerase, which yields MARATARHILVASEDKCNELKAAIEGGADFAQLAKDNSSCPSGRSGGDLGSFGPGQMVKEFDTVVFSAPVGVVQGPVKTQFGYHLLEVTSRQD from the coding sequence ATGGCCCGCGCCACTGCCCGCCACATCCTGGTTGCCAGCGAAGACAAGTGCAACGAACTGAAAGCCGCCATCGAAGGTGGGGCCGACTTCGCCCAACTGGCCAAAGACAATTCCTCCTGCCCGTCCGGCCGCAGCGGCGGCGACCTGGGCTCGTTCGGCCCCGGTCAGATGGTCAAGGAATTCGACACCGTGGTCTTCAGCGCGCCGGTCGGCGTGGTGCAGGGCCCGGTGAAGACCCAGTTCGGTTATCACCTGCTGGAAGTCACCAGCCGTCAGGACTGA
- a CDS encoding sensor domain-containing diguanylate cyclase translates to MKRGIRLASILLVFICLSLALLTAWQVWFSRERALQELNVANLNLAQALDNYTEGVIRQSELVLIDLAERMQHNGPAVHEQERLQALLQQQSEVLGLANAIVIYDEQGNRLLASTLPPGHNLNAADRAFFIHHRNDPSTGTFIGPTIKSRITGDWVFTVSRRLNDGEGRFAGVVAVTLGVEHFLSFFGSLDLGKHGSMSLSTGDAKLLFRQPFREQDVGLDWSDSPILQQLREHREGTTVQTSRIDGVERVYAFRRNDRLPLITVVALGREDALAAWRRNAELFTALIMLLLAAVSIIGQYLIVDIRRRSRAEAQLLNAREELLDANARLEVLASQDGLTDLANRRSFDQTLEMEIRRAQRRGSSLSLLLFDIDMFKRYNDHYGHVAGDDCLRAVAEVLKQCVRRPGDLAARYGGEELAVILPNTTLEGAEAVAQSFMQGLEQRDLEHQASPFARVTVSAGVANLTADQRDSTRQALALIEAADQALYRAKNNGRNRLESAGVHAEQQR, encoded by the coding sequence ATGAAACGTGGTATTCGGCTCGCGTCCATCCTCCTGGTATTCATCTGCCTGTCGCTGGCGTTGCTGACCGCCTGGCAAGTCTGGTTCTCGCGTGAACGCGCGCTGCAAGAGCTGAACGTGGCCAACCTCAACCTGGCCCAGGCGCTGGACAACTACACGGAAGGGGTCATTCGCCAGTCGGAACTGGTGCTGATCGACCTGGCCGAGCGCATGCAACACAACGGCCCGGCCGTCCACGAACAAGAACGCCTGCAGGCATTGCTACAGCAGCAGAGTGAAGTGCTTGGGTTGGCCAATGCCATCGTCATCTACGACGAACAGGGCAACCGCTTGCTGGCATCGACCCTGCCGCCAGGACACAATCTCAACGCTGCCGATCGCGCATTCTTCATCCATCACCGCAACGATCCCTCCACCGGCACCTTCATCGGCCCCACCATCAAGAGCCGTATTACAGGTGACTGGGTCTTCACCGTCAGCCGTCGCCTGAACGATGGTGAAGGTCGTTTCGCCGGCGTGGTGGCCGTGACGCTGGGCGTCGAGCACTTTCTGAGTTTTTTCGGCAGCCTGGACCTCGGCAAACACGGCTCGATGAGCCTCTCTACCGGCGACGCCAAACTGCTGTTTCGCCAGCCATTCCGTGAGCAGGATGTCGGCCTGGACTGGTCCGACTCACCCATCCTGCAACAGCTGCGCGAACACCGTGAAGGCACCACCGTACAGACCTCACGTATCGATGGTGTCGAGCGTGTCTATGCCTTCCGCCGCAACGATCGCCTGCCGCTGATCACCGTCGTCGCACTCGGCCGCGAGGACGCCTTGGCAGCCTGGCGCCGCAACGCCGAGCTGTTCACCGCGCTGATCATGCTGTTGCTGGCTGCCGTGAGCATCATTGGCCAATACCTGATCGTCGATATCCGCCGTCGCTCGCGCGCCGAGGCGCAGCTGCTCAACGCCCGCGAGGAACTCCTTGATGCCAACGCCCGGCTGGAGGTCCTCGCCTCACAGGATGGCCTGACCGACCTGGCCAACCGCCGCAGCTTCGACCAGACCCTGGAAATGGAAATTCGCCGCGCGCAGCGTCGTGGCTCCTCCCTGTCACTGCTGCTGTTCGATATCGATATGTTCAAGCGTTACAACGACCACTACGGTCATGTAGCCGGTGATGACTGTCTACGTGCCGTGGCAGAGGTGCTCAAGCAGTGCGTACGCCGGCCCGGCGATCTGGCCGCCCGTTATGGCGGTGAGGAACTGGCAGTGATCCTGCCGAACACCACACTTGAAGGGGCTGAAGCCGTCGCCCAAAGCTTCATGCAGGGCCTGGAACAGCGCGACCTGGAGCACCAGGCAAGTCCCTTCGCGAGGGTCACGGTGAGTGCCGGCGTGGCCAACCTGACGGCGGATCAGCGGGACAGCACGAGGCAGGCACTGGCGCTTATCGAGGCGGCCGATCAAGCGCTTTATCGAGCCAAGAACAATGGTCGAAATCGTCTGGAAAGTGCTGGAGTGCATGCTGAACAGCAGAGGTGA
- a CDS encoding DUF1003 domain-containing protein: MSNSTQHPLQHLAQNLLGKAIHELEPEESHVLEQIRQRRPISRDAADASDKQSSFGERLSDRVASVGGSWTFIICFSLTMLGWMLLNTDVLTHFGMAFDPYPYIFLNLMLSTVAAIQAPIIMMSQNRQATKDRLAARLDFEVNLRAELEIMRLHEKIDQRIQQRLDQILERLPEQPPQA, from the coding sequence ATGAGCAACAGCACCCAGCACCCGCTGCAACACCTCGCCCAGAACCTGCTTGGCAAGGCAATCCACGAGCTCGAGCCGGAAGAAAGCCATGTGCTCGAACAGATTCGCCAGCGCCGCCCCATCAGCCGCGATGCCGCCGACGCCTCGGATAAACAATCGTCTTTCGGCGAGAGGCTTTCTGATCGGGTCGCATCGGTCGGTGGTTCCTGGACCTTCATCATCTGTTTTTCGCTGACCATGCTCGGCTGGATGCTGCTCAACACCGACGTGCTAACGCACTTCGGCATGGCCTTCGACCCCTACCCTTACATCTTCCTCAACCTGATGCTGTCGACCGTGGCGGCCATCCAGGCACCGATCATCATGATGAGCCAGAACCGCCAGGCGACGAAGGATCGTCTGGCTGCACGCCTGGACTTCGAGGTGAACCTGCGCGCCGAACTGGAAATCATGCGCCTGCACGAGAAGATCGACCAACGCATCCAGCAACGCCTGGATCAGATCCTCGAGCGCCTGCCGGAGCAGCCTCCGCAAGCCTAA
- a CDS encoding O-acetylserine/cysteine exporter, translating to MTPKDLLLALLVIVVWGLNFVVIKVGLHGMPPMLMGALRFMLAAFPAILFVRRPQVPLRWMLAYGMTISVGQFAFLFYAMYVGMPAGLASLVLQSQAFFTLFFAALFLGERLRGSNLFGLLVAASGLVLIGLQGGQAMTLAGFALTIAAASMWALGNVVTRKLGKVNLVGLVVWGSLIPPLPFLALSLWLEGPELISQSLRTLGVDSLLVLAYLAFGATILGYGLWSRLLSRYPASQVAPFSLLVPVVGISSSALLLGERLGSLQMVGAALVMAGLLINVWGGRLLDSWRQRAPGPV from the coding sequence ATGACACCCAAGGATCTGCTGCTGGCGCTGCTGGTGATCGTCGTCTGGGGGCTGAACTTCGTGGTGATCAAGGTCGGCCTGCACGGCATGCCGCCGATGCTGATGGGCGCTCTGCGCTTCATGCTCGCAGCCTTTCCGGCGATCCTCTTCGTGCGTCGCCCGCAGGTGCCGCTGCGCTGGATGCTGGCCTATGGCATGACCATTTCAGTGGGGCAGTTCGCCTTTCTCTTCTATGCCATGTACGTCGGCATGCCGGCTGGCCTGGCGTCGCTGGTGCTGCAGTCGCAGGCGTTCTTCACCCTGTTCTTCGCCGCGCTGTTTCTCGGTGAGCGGCTGCGTGGCAGCAATCTGTTCGGCTTGCTGGTGGCAGCCAGCGGCCTGGTGTTGATCGGTCTGCAGGGCGGGCAGGCGATGACCCTGGCGGGCTTCGCCCTGACCATCGCCGCGGCCTCGATGTGGGCGCTGGGCAACGTGGTCACGCGCAAGCTGGGCAAGGTCAATCTGGTCGGCCTGGTGGTCTGGGGCAGCCTGATACCGCCGCTGCCATTTCTGGCCCTGTCGCTGTGGCTGGAAGGGCCGGAGCTGATCAGCCAGTCGCTGCGCACGCTTGGCGTGGACTCGCTGCTGGTGCTGGCCTACCTGGCATTCGGCGCCACCATTCTTGGTTACGGGCTCTGGAGCCGCCTGCTGTCGCGTTATCCGGCCAGCCAGGTGGCACCGTTCTCGCTGCTGGTGCCGGTGGTGGGCATCAGCTCCTCGGCGCTGCTGCTGGGCGAACGTCTCGGCAGCTTGCAGATGGTCGGCGCGGCGCTGGTCATGGCCGGGCTGTTGATCAACGTCTGGGGCGGGCGCTTGCTCGATAGCTGGCGGCAACGGGCTCCAGGGCCTGTTTGA